In one Scomber japonicus isolate fScoJap1 chromosome 6, fScoJap1.pri, whole genome shotgun sequence genomic region, the following are encoded:
- the LOC128360037 gene encoding P2Y purinoceptor 14-like: protein MGFFTVMESSSYNKPQTLDDKVSPSMCFEVLIICSAQLMMGQYNSTDNMNSTSMSLHLVLDLDLDSVFSIRIKCMKTLLHKTSHTLYPTSTPGTQTETPETEMNVTSSSNQSSANTQSQVNSQCEHIDKSGHLFFALAYSLVFVVGLVLNSFTLKVYFCSAQRQVSSIMMVYLKNLAASDFLLCLCLPFYIANYVSSSFTLRLVHCTFVSCAFYLNMYASILFMGYIAADRYFKIIHPLRTHILRTVKAARIISTVTWVFFLALMTSYITLWFLTKPELTFVPDKCDTLESPQVIVFYKIIHVGSATTFLFVLVCMIFFYYSASRSVLQAQQRRPQSSSCKKLMRSNRKMLVLVSVFCVCFVPYHLTLIPYALLRKYCSLRLVLHYLIEGTILLSVFNVCLDPVIYFFSCKAFRTNLNLERVFTRNKQIPQTETRRNEGQLSIIHTN from the exons ATGGGCTTCTTTACAGTGATGGAAAGCAGCTCCTACAACAAACCACAAACCCTTGATGACAAAGTCTCCCCTAGCAT GTGCTTTGAAGTCCTGATTATCTGTTCAGCTCAGCTCATGATGGGGCAGTACAACTCTACAGACAACATGAACAGCACATCAATGTCCCTTCACCTGGTCCTTGATCTTGACTTAGATTCAGTGTTTAGCATAAGGATCAAGTGCATGAAAA CTTTGCTGCACAAAACTAGCCACACCTTATATCCCACCTCCACACCAggaacacagacag AAACTCCAGAGACAGAAATGAACGTGACCTCATCATCCAACCAGTCCTCAGCTAACACCCAGAGCCAAGTCAACAGTCAATGTGAACACATTGATAAATCAGGCCACCTCTTCTTTGCACTGGCCTACAGTCTGGTGTTTGTG GTGGGTTTGGTCCTCAACAGCTTCACCCTGAAGGTTTACTTCTGCTCAGCTCAGCGGCAGGTGTCCAGCATCATGATGGTCTACCTGAAGAACCTGGCAGCCtctgacttcctgctctgcctctgcctccccTTCTACATAGCCAACTACGTCAGCAGCTCCTTCACCCTCCGCCTGGTCCACTGCACCTTTGTCTCCTGCGCCTTTTACCTCAACATGTACGCCAGCATCCTGTTCATGGGTTACATCGCTGCTGACAG GTATTTTAAAATCATCCATCCTTTAAGAACTCACATCCTGCGGACAGTGAAGGCTGCCCGCATCATCTCCACGGTAACCTGGGTTTTCTTCTTGGCCCTTATGACCTCCTACATCACCCTCTGGTTCCTCACCAAGCCAGAATTGACCTTTGTCCCTGACAAATGTGACACCTTGGAAAGCCCCCAGGTCATTGTATTCTACAAAATCATCCACGTCGGCTCCGCCACCACATTCCTGTTTGTCCTTGTCTGCATGATCTTCTTCTACTACAGCGCCTCCCGCAGTGTGTTGCAGGCACAGCAGAGGCGGCCGCAATCCTCCAGCTGCAAGAAGCTCATGAGGTCAAACAGGAAAATGTTGGTGCTGGTCAGCgtcttctgtgtttgttttgtgccttACCACCTCACTCTCATTCCCTATGCCTTACTGAGGAAGTATTGCTCCTTACGCCTGGTGTTGCACTACCTGATTGAAGGGACCATCTTACTGTCAGTCTTCAATGTCTGTCTGGATCCGGTCATCTACTTCTTCAGCTGTAAGGCCTTTCGGACCAATCTGAACCTGGAGAGAGTGTTCACCAGGAACAAGCAAATACCGCAAACAGAGACAAGAAGGAACGAGGGGCAGCTGAGCATCATCCACACCAACTGA